In Desulfuromonas sp., the genomic stretch TTGCTTTTCGGCGCGGTCGCCAGGTAAGTAACCCCCTGGGCCAGGTTGATGCGTCCTTCCGGCAAACCCACAAAATGAACAGCCTGCTGGACTGTCAGGGCGATCTGCAGGGCACGCGGATCGGCATTGCCGACATCCTCGGAAGCGAAAATGACCATACGCCGGGCGATAAACATCGGGTCTTCTCCCGCTTCGAGCATTCGGGCAAGCCAGTACAGGGCTCCGTCCGGGTCGGACCCGCGCATGCTCTTGATGAAGGCCGATATGACATTGTAATGCTCTTCGCCCCCTTTGTCGTAAATCAGGGCCTTCTTCTGAAGTGCTTCCTGGGCGATTTCAAGGGTCAAGGGTTCTTTGGCGGCGGCAGCGGCTGCTGTTTCGAGGGCATTGAGGGCGATGCGGGCATCGCCATCGGCCTGCTCGGCCAGAAAATCGAAAACCCCGTTTTCGATAGGCGGAATCGGTGCATGCAGCCCGCGCGGATCTTTGGTCGCGCGCTGCAAAAGTTCCCGGATATCGTCAGCCCCGAGTTGTTCCAACACGAAAACACGCGAACGTGAAAGCAGGGCGGCGTTGACTTCAAAGGAGGGGTTCTCGGTTGTGGCGCCGATCAGGATCACGTCGCCCTTTTCAACAGAGGGCAGAAAGGCGTCCTGCTGGGCCTTGTTGAAGCGATGGATTTCATCGACAAACAGCAGGGTTCTCTTGCCGTGATAT encodes the following:
- a CDS encoding AAA family ATPase: MDLFESQTDPLSMPLAERMRPTTLQEMVGQKELIGEGKLLRRLIESDQLSSVIFWGPPGTGKTTLAQVIAHTSKCNFVFFSAVLQGVKEVREIVARARDDKKYHGKRTLLFVDEIHRFNKAQQDAFLPSVEKGDVILIGATTENPSFEVNAALLSRSRVFVLEQLGADDIRELLQRATKDPRGLHAPIPPIENGVFDFLAEQADGDARIALNALETAAAAAAKEPLTLEIAQEALQKKALIYDKGGEEHYNVISAFIKSMRGSDPDGALYWLARMLEAGEDPMFIARRMVIFASEDVGNADPRALQIALTVQQAVHFVGLPEGRINLAQGVTYLATAPKSNASYVGINQAQSEVRNSGSLPVPKHIRNAPTKLMKDLDYGKGYQYAHN